Sequence from the Deltaproteobacteria bacterium genome:
CCCTTCCCCTCAGCATGCCGGGCATTGCCGGGGGGTGTCTTCTGGTATTTGTATTGACCGTGGGATCCTACATCACTCCTGCCCTTCTGGGAGGCCCCGAAGACCTGATGATCACAATGGTGATCACCCAGCGGTTTCTCAACCTCTTTGACTGGCCTTTCGGTTCCGCTGCTTCCATCATATATCTGGGGCTCATGATTGTATTTATCTTGATGTACGACCGTTTGATCGGCATAAGGCGTATTCTGAGTGCGTAGAATCGGAGAAAGGGGGATCATGTCAGATTGAGGCGGGTTTTTACAGGGGAATGGTTCGTCAGGTGGTTCACCGTGGGAGTCTATATCTTTATCTTTGCTCCCATCGTGGTTGTGATTCTCATGTCTTTCCATCCCAGGGACATCGTCTCATTCCCCATGCCGGGGTTCAGTTTCAAGTGGTATCTGAGATTTCTAACCAACTATAGGCTCCTGGCCGCGCTCCGTACCAGCCTCGCCCTGGGAATGGTATCGGCTGTTCTGTCGGGGATCATCGGAACCCTGGCGTCTTTTGCAATCGTCCGGTCAGATTTCAAAAGAAAGGAGATGCTTAATGCGGTGATCTTTGCACCCATGGTCATCTCGGGCGTAGTTTTCGGGGTGGCTCTCCTCTCTTTCTTCGATTTTGTCCACTTCCCGAGGGGTTTTGTGGGTCTTGTCATGGCTCATACCCTCCTGACGATTCCCTATGTGGTTGTAGTCGTCTGCGCTCGTCTGGCAGGCTTTGATCGATCCCTTGAGGAAGCCGCCATGAATCTCGGTGCCAACCGTCTTCAGACCTTTAGGGCCGTTACCCTTCCGATCATCGCTCCCGGAATTATCGGCGGAATGATGTTGGCTTTTACCATCTCTTTTGATGAATTTCCAGCGACCCAGTTCCTGGCGACACCCCATGCTACTACGGTCCCGATCCTCGTATTCTCAATGATCAGGACAGAGCTGAATCCTCAGATAAATGTCCTTGCCACGGTGATGCTTATTGTCACGATCAGTCTTCCGGTGGTCGCACAGCACTTCTTGCGCAAGAAATGAATAGCGGGCACACCTATGGCGGGCCTGTATGCCTCACACCAGGTTATCGTGTCTGAGAGAAATGGCCGTGGAGGAAAGATTACGAAGTTTCCGGGTCAGAGCTCTTGCCGTGGAGAGCCTCTCCTGAAGAGGTGAGTTGCCATTGTCCAAGGCCGCCGGGTTCTGGGAGGTCGAGGCGAGGGAGGCTTTGGAACGGGTGAGAGAGTTTTTTCAGAAAGGAGAACCCCCGTTTTTCAGGGGCGACCGGGTAGATACTGCAAGGACCTGCAGAATTTCAAGTATTGAGTGGAGGGAACCATGGAAAGTCATGTCCAAAGAACAATCGTGAACTCATGGAACGAATGGGATCCGCTGAAGCATGTCATCGTTGGCAAAGCGGATTACTGTTGCATTCCGTGGCCTGAGCCGGCCCTCGATGCCAAAGTGCCCGAAGACAGTGACATGAAGGGCATGCACGGTCCGCGGCCTCAGGCGACCGTTGAGAAGGCTAACGCGCAACTCGATAATTTCGCCAGGATCCTTGAGGAGAGAGGGGTTCGGGAAGGGCATGCACGGTCCGCGGCCTCAGGCGACCGTTGAGAAGGCTAACGCGCAACTCGATAATTTCGCCAGGATCCTTGAGGAGAGAGGGGTTCGGGTTGACAGGCCGACACCGCTTCAGTGGAACCAGGCCATTGGGACCCCTGATTGGAGAGTCAACTCCATGTTCGGGTGTATGCCACCAAGGGACGTGCTCCTTACAGTCGGAAAAGAGATCCTCGAGGCCACCATGTCCTACAGGTGTCGGTGGTTCGAATACCTGGCGTACAGGCCTTTGCTCCAGAGGTATTTCGAGGAAGACCCGGAGATGAGGTGGGAAGCTGCCCCGAAGCCGAGGTTGACGGATGCGGACTACAGACCGGACTACTTTAACCAAAAGATCACTATTGAGCAGAGACTCAAGTGGACCGCGGAGAAATTCTTCGTGACCACAGAAGAGGAACCCCTGTTCGACGCAGCCGATGTCTGCCGCATGGGCAAGGATCTGTTTCCCCAGCATGGATTTACAACCAACCTGAAGGCCGTGGATTGGCTGAGACGCCACTTTCCTGAGCACCGAATCCATGCCGTGAACTTCCCTGGCGATCCATACCCGATTCATATCGATGCTACCTTTGTGCCGGTTCGCCCCGGCCTCTGTATCAACAACCCGAATCGGCGACTTCCAGAAGACCAGAGAAAGCTATTCGAGATCAACGGCTGGGAGATCATAGACGCGGCCCAGCCAGCCCACAAGACCCCACCCCCCCTGTGTTACTCAAGCGTCTGGCTTTCGATGAACGTACTCATCCTCGACCCCAAGACGGTCTG
This genomic interval carries:
- a CDS encoding ABC transporter permease, with the translated sequence MGVYIFIFAPIVVVILMSFHPRDIVSFPMPGFSFKWYLRFLTNYRLLAALRTSLALGMVSAVLSGIIGTLASFAIVRSDFKRKEMLNAVIFAPMVISGVVFGVALLSFFDFVHFPRGFVGLVMAHTLLTIPYVVVVVCARLAGFDRSLEEAAMNLGANRLQTFRAVTLPIIAPGIIGGMMLAFTISFDEFPATQFLATPHATTVPILVFSMIRTELNPQINVLATVMLIVTISLPVVAQHFLRKK